The window GGCGCTGCGCGTACTCCCACACCGGGCTGTCGCCGAGCTCGTCGACCAGCGCTGCCACCTCGGCCGTGCGACGCAGATGGTGGGCCGCGATCCGAGCCCGCCGTTCCCTCAGCCCGGTGAACCGGAACTCGTGGCCGGGCAGCACCGTGAAGGCGTCGAACGGCGCCAGGCGGTCGAGCGAGTCGAGCAGGTCGCCCAGGGGCTCATCGCCCGGCAGCACGCCGATGCCGACACCCGAGTAGATGCGCGGCAGCACGTGATCGCCCGTGAACAGCAGTCGCGCCTCTCGGTCGGCGAGGCAGACGTGACCGCCCGTGTGCCCCGGGGTCGCGACGACCTCGAGGCGCCGCCCGCCGAGGTCGAGCACGTCGCCGTGGGCGAGCAGCACGTCGGGCTCCACGTCGCCGGTGAGGGACGGACGCGTGAACGACGCCAGGAGCTCGGCGTGGCGATCGCGGGGGACGCCCCAGCGCTCGACCGTATGGCGGTAGGCCGCGGGGTCGGTGGCCGCGGGATCGACCACGACACCCAGCACCCGTCGCTCGGCGGACGACATCGCGATGCGGGCTCCCGTGCGGTCGCGGAGCCGTGCGGCGAGCCCGAGGTGGTCGGGGTGGTGGTGGGTCACGACGACCGTCGCGAGCTCGGACAGCGCGCGGCCGGCGGCGGCGAGCGCTTCCTCGATGCGGGACAGGTTGCCCGGGGTGTCCCACCCCGGATCGATCAGGTGCACGCCGTCGCCGCCGAGCACGGCGTAGGCGAGCGTGCCGGGCAGCGTACCCTCGGGGATCTCGACCGGGATGCACCACAGGCCGGGGGCGATCTCGGCGGGCGGGCACAGTTCGCCGCGATCCCACGCCGTCCGCTCCGCCTCGTCGACGGGGACCACGTCGTCCGCTACCGCGTTCATGACACCACCCTAGCAATCGCTTGTTCATTTCACGAGATCCGGCTAGCCTGACGCCTGGGACGCGGTCCCGCGAGCGGGACGGTGACAGTGGAGTCGGGACGAGAGCGCCACGAGCGCGCAGTGGTCGCACTGCTCGCCGCATGCGGCATGCTGACCTCCCTGCAGTTCACGCTCATCGTGCCCATCCTGCCGCTCATGCCCGCCCTGCTCGGCACCACGGCCGCCGATGCGTCCTGGCTCATCACGGTCACCCTGCTCACCGGGGTGGTCGGCACACCGGTGGTGACGCGGCTCGCCGACCTGCACGGCCGCCGGCGGATGCTGCTCGTGGCCATGGCGCTGCTCGTCGCCGGATCGGTCATCGCGGCCGTCGTGCCCGGATTCCTCGCGGTGCTCATCGGCCGGGCGCTCCAGGGATTCGGCACCGCCGTGGTGCCGATCGGCATCGCCCTCCTGAGCGCCCTCGTCTCCCGCCGCCGCGCCGTGCTCGGCATCGCCCTCATGAGCGGCACGCTCGGCATGGGCTCCGCGCTGGGCCTCGTGCTCGCCGGGCCGCTGCTCGCGTGGGGCGGACTGCCGGCCGTGTTCTGGTGCTCCGCCATCGTGGGCGCCGTGTTCTGCGTGCTCATCCGGCTGCGCATCGATGAAGCCCCCACGCGACCCGTGCGGGGATTCGACGGCATCGGGGCCGTGCTGCTCGCGCTCGGGCTCACGGCCCTGCTGCTCGCCATCTCGCGGGGTCAGTACTGGGGATGGGCCAGCGTGCCGACGCTCGGACTCGCGGCACTCGCGGCCGCGGCACTGCTCGCCTGGCTGCTGTGGGAGCGACGGCACCCGGCACCGCTGATCGACGTGCGCACGAGCC of the Microbacterium sufflavum genome contains:
- a CDS encoding MFS transporter → MVALLAACGMLTSLQFTLIVPILPLMPALLGTTAADASWLITVTLLTGVVGTPVVTRLADLHGRRRMLLVAMALLVAGSVIAAVVPGFLAVLIGRALQGFGTAVVPIGIALLSALVSRRRAVLGIALMSGTLGMGSALGLVLAGPLLAWGGLPAVFWCSAIVGAVFCVLIRLRIDEAPTRPVRGFDGIGAVLLALGLTALLLAISRGQYWGWASVPTLGLAALAAAALLAWLLWERRHPAPLIDVRTSLRAPILPINVASFFATAGMYANHLLTTQEALAPAATGYGLATTTAAAGLFLLPSAVTMIALAPLAARVISRFGGQRALLLGSSLMAAAFLLRMLFHGAALPVLLGSALVGAGVAFAFAAMPSLITASVPPDEVATANGVNSVIRTLSGAVVAALFAFAITALPSAADPSFLSEQALLLCFGAAALCGAVTAVLATVLRLPRLPESP
- a CDS encoding MBL fold metallo-hydrolase, with product MNAVADDVVPVDEAERTAWDRGELCPPAEIAPGLWCIPVEIPEGTLPGTLAYAVLGGDGVHLIDPGWDTPGNLSRIEEALAAAGRALSELATVVVTHHHPDHLGLAARLRDRTGARIAMSSAERRVLGVVVDPAATDPAAYRHTVERWGVPRDRHAELLASFTRPSLTGDVEPDVLLAHGDVLDLGGRRLEVVATPGHTGGHVCLADREARLLFTGDHVLPRIYSGVGIGVLPGDEPLGDLLDSLDRLAPFDAFTVLPGHEFRFTGLRERRARIAAHHLRRTAEVAALVDELGDSPVWEYAQRLTWTAGWQGLDGFWLHSALRQTEMHRELVRSGRARAWLSPG